From one Halothece sp. PCC 7418 genomic stretch:
- a CDS encoding CO2 hydration protein, giving the protein MVITQFEPSQHRLAEDIYRLEAGEALLKDSPTNLIEVVGILKSYGVVLDAYAKNLKYIAEDQFLIFFNFFKYFNGEVTPQKLFRHWWHDRINYEYAEYTMRAMMWHGGGGLDAYLDTPEFRDAAEKVIQAKFKFNPLMKGFHAIFNDFLPEHLRQMSYYKGLGEFWTIMSKIFLELSDRYLNGEIHSIPDVVEQIKNGLVADANTPITYSVTIRGEVYDLIPKSAGLTFLPDTAIPYVESIFFRGAPFPGLVSFNAQAHQIPVEQEEFAYGALNADVITTGTAGVPPTLLMQDMRHYLPDYLQQFYQQSGRGEGDLLVKICDSFQKSMFCVTTAAIKGLAPHPFDTTNLTEKRENRQYLEGWMDKMLNTRLQIANSH; this is encoded by the coding sequence ATGGTTATTACACAGTTTGAACCGTCTCAACATCGCCTTGCTGAGGATATTTATCGCTTAGAAGCAGGAGAAGCCCTCTTAAAAGATTCTCCGACTAACTTAATTGAAGTGGTGGGAATTTTGAAAAGTTATGGCGTGGTTTTAGATGCTTATGCGAAAAATCTGAAATACATTGCAGAAGACCAATTTTTAATCTTTTTCAACTTTTTCAAATACTTCAATGGTGAAGTCACTCCCCAAAAATTATTCCGTCATTGGTGGCATGATCGCATTAACTATGAATATGCTGAATATACCATGCGAGCGATGATGTGGCATGGAGGCGGAGGGTTGGATGCTTATTTAGATACCCCTGAATTTCGAGACGCTGCGGAGAAAGTAATTCAAGCCAAATTTAAGTTTAATCCTTTAATGAAGGGCTTTCATGCTATTTTCAATGACTTCTTACCCGAACATTTGCGTCAGATGTCTTATTACAAAGGGTTGGGTGAGTTTTGGACAATTATGAGTAAGATTTTCTTAGAACTCAGCGATCGTTATTTAAATGGAGAAATTCATTCGATTCCTGATGTCGTAGAACAAATCAAAAATGGCTTAGTTGCTGATGCAAATACGCCCATTACTTACAGCGTTACAATTCGTGGGGAAGTCTATGATTTAATTCCCAAATCAGCAGGATTAACGTTTCTTCCTGACACAGCCATTCCTTATGTTGAGTCCATTTTCTTCCGTGGAGCGCCGTTTCCTGGTTTAGTATCATTCAACGCCCAAGCGCACCAAATTCCAGTTGAACAAGAAGAGTTTGCTTATGGTGCTCTAAATGCAGATGTTATCACGACGGGAACGGCTGGTGTTCCGCCAACCTTATTAATGCAGGATATGAGGCATTATCTCCCAGACTATCTGCAACAATTTTATCAACAGTCTGGACGCGGTGAAGGAGACTTATTAGTCAAAATTTGTGACAGTTTCCAGAAGTCAATGTTTTGTGTGACAACCGCAGCGATAAAAGGGCTTGCGCCTCATCCGTTTGATACCACAAATCTTACAGAAAAACGAGAAAATCGACAGTATTTGGAAGGATGGATGGATAAAATGCTTAATACTCGTTTGCAAATAGCTAATTCTCATTAG
- a CDS encoding NADH-quinone oxidoreductase subunit M, with product MLSSLIWIPVIGGIIIGFLPEKQADQSRPFALIIASLLLVLTVAVGLQFDPSQEGLFLSESFPWLEQLGLTYYLGVDGLALPLIFINSFLTLIAIYASPAKIARSRFYYALLLFLSAGTAGAFLAQNVLLFFLFYEIELIPLYFLIAIWGGENRGYAATKFLLYTAISGALVLASFLGIVWLSDASSFDYEPLQAQILPLGSQIILLLILLAGFGIKIPIFPFHTWLPDAHVEASTPISILLAGVLLKLGTYGILRFGIGLFPDAWSVLAPYLAIWAAISALFGALAAISQKDMKRVVAYSSIAHMAYILLAAAAATPLSLVAAMGQMISHGLISALLFLLVGTVGKKTGTRDVDTLRGLLNPERGLPIIGSLMIVGVMASAGIPGMVGFITEFLVFRGTFSAFPIATLLCLVGTGLTAVYFLLMINRVFFGRLPQAFSNLPAVPWSDRIPAVVLAVLIVVLGLQPSWLVRWSETETAALSNQLPVTSEQLAVISDQLPVTSEQ from the coding sequence ATGCTCAGTAGTTTAATTTGGATTCCAGTTATCGGTGGGATTATTATCGGTTTTTTGCCAGAGAAGCAAGCCGATCAATCTCGTCCCTTCGCCTTAATCATCGCCAGTCTTCTGCTGGTGTTAACCGTAGCCGTTGGCTTACAATTTGATCCCAGTCAAGAAGGCTTATTTCTCTCCGAGTCTTTCCCGTGGCTGGAACAACTGGGACTGACCTATTATCTGGGGGTAGATGGGTTAGCCTTACCGCTAATTTTCATTAATAGCTTTCTCACCTTAATAGCGATTTATGCCAGTCCTGCCAAAATTGCGCGATCGCGCTTTTATTATGCCCTCTTACTTTTCCTCAGTGCAGGAACAGCAGGAGCATTTTTAGCGCAAAATGTGCTGTTATTCTTCCTGTTTTACGAAATTGAACTGATTCCCCTTTATTTCCTCATTGCCATTTGGGGCGGAGAAAATCGAGGATATGCAGCCACCAAATTCTTACTCTATACCGCTATTTCTGGGGCATTAGTGTTAGCCTCATTCCTCGGGATTGTCTGGCTAAGTGATGCCTCCAGTTTCGATTATGAACCCTTACAAGCGCAGATTCTCCCCCTAGGAAGTCAAATCATTCTCTTGTTGATTCTTCTGGCGGGCTTTGGCATTAAAATTCCCATTTTCCCCTTCCACACTTGGCTTCCTGATGCTCACGTCGAAGCCTCTACGCCCATTTCTATTCTCTTAGCGGGTGTTCTTCTCAAATTGGGAACCTATGGCATTTTACGGTTTGGAATTGGCTTATTTCCTGATGCGTGGTCAGTGCTCGCCCCTTATCTTGCCATTTGGGCTGCCATTAGTGCCTTATTCGGGGCGTTAGCTGCCATTTCCCAGAAAGATATGAAGCGCGTCGTTGCTTATTCTTCTATCGCACACATGGCATACATTTTACTGGCAGCAGCAGCAGCCACTCCCTTAAGTTTAGTTGCTGCAATGGGGCAAATGATTAGTCATGGTCTAATTTCTGCACTATTATTCCTTTTAGTGGGAACAGTGGGAAAGAAAACGGGAACTCGCGATGTCGATACCTTAAGAGGCTTACTGAACCCCGAACGAGGCTTACCCATCATTGGCAGTTTAATGATTGTAGGCGTGATGGCAAGTGCAGGGATTCCTGGAATGGTTGGATTTATCACCGAATTTTTAGTTTTTCGGGGAACATTCTCTGCTTTTCCGATTGCAACTTTGCTTTGTTTAGTTGGAACTGGGTTAACGGCGGTTTACTTCTTATTAATGATTAACCGTGTCTTTTTTGGACGCTTACCCCAAGCCTTTAGCAATCTCCCTGCTGTTCCTTGGTCAGACCGTATTCCAGCCGTAGTTTTAGCCGTTTTGATTGTCGTCTTAGGTTTACAACCGAGTTGGCTTGTTCGCTGGAGTGAAACCGAAACCGCTGCTCTCAGTAATCAGTTACCAGTTACCAGTGAGCAGTTAGCAGTAATCAGTGACCAGTTACCAGTGACCAGTGAGCAGTAA
- a CDS encoding NAD(P)H-quinone oxidoreductase subunit F, protein MDDLLVQGTVLIPFYGLIGAVLTLPWSMRLIRRTGPRPAAYINLLMSLIAFIHGSVVFVLTWEKPPQEFIFHWLEVADLDLTLAIEISPVSIGALELVTGITVVTLIYGLGYMEKDWSLARFYGLMGFFEAALSGIAISDSLLLSYGLLELLTLSTYLLVGFWYAQPLVVTAARDAFLTKRVGDIILLMGVVALSSYGVGLTFTEIEAWTVTADLAPLSATLLGLALIAGPVGKCAQFPLNLWLDEAMEAPSPASLMRNSIVVTAGAYVLIKLHPIFELSPIVREVLIAVGLVTAVGASFVAIAQIDLKRTLSHSTSVYLGLVFVAVGFGRLDIALLLLLIHAIAKTLMFMTVGSIILTTNDQNITQMGGLWSKMPVTTLSFLVGASGLVVLLPLGNFWVMGQWIESFKTLPQWLLPFIMLVNTLSAINLTRVFRLVFLGKPQPKTRRAPEVNWPMAFPMVSLIIVALLAPLIPQRWQLWFAETGSIASTATVLDQPEMLLLVLSGAVGVILGATIALPRTWMRPVRTSSRFLQDFLAYDFYLERVYRWTVVLAVELASKFSAWLDRYVIDGVVNLIGFGTLFSGQSLKYSASGQSQFYLLTILISGALLLMLLINWSF, encoded by the coding sequence ATGGATGATTTATTAGTACAAGGCACGGTGTTGATTCCCTTCTATGGGCTGATAGGAGCGGTGTTGACCCTTCCTTGGTCAATGAGATTAATTCGTCGCACAGGGCCAAGACCTGCTGCTTATATAAACTTATTGATGAGCTTGATCGCCTTCATTCATGGGTCAGTGGTGTTTGTTCTGACTTGGGAAAAACCCCCCCAAGAATTCATCTTTCATTGGTTAGAAGTTGCGGATCTAGACTTGACTTTAGCCATTGAAATTTCCCCAGTCAGTATTGGGGCTTTAGAGTTAGTAACTGGCATTACTGTTGTTACCCTAATTTATGGTTTGGGGTATATGGAAAAGGACTGGTCACTGGCGCGATTTTATGGCTTGATGGGCTTTTTTGAAGCTGCTTTATCAGGGATTGCCATTAGTGATTCGTTGCTTTTAAGCTATGGTTTATTAGAGCTATTAACGCTCTCAACTTATCTCTTGGTGGGCTTTTGGTACGCACAACCTTTAGTGGTTACTGCAGCCAGAGATGCGTTTTTAACGAAGCGCGTGGGCGACATTATTTTATTAATGGGAGTCGTGGCGTTATCGAGTTATGGGGTTGGCTTGACTTTCACCGAGATTGAAGCATGGACGGTGACCGCCGATTTAGCCCCGTTAAGCGCCACGTTATTGGGGTTAGCCCTGATTGCGGGTCCAGTTGGGAAATGCGCCCAATTCCCTCTAAACTTGTGGTTAGATGAAGCGATGGAAGCCCCGAGTCCAGCGTCTCTGATGCGGAATTCGATCGTGGTGACAGCAGGGGCGTATGTGTTGATTAAGTTGCACCCGATTTTTGAGTTATCGCCGATTGTGAGAGAAGTTTTAATTGCAGTGGGGCTGGTGACGGCGGTTGGTGCATCTTTTGTCGCGATCGCGCAGATTGACTTGAAACGAACCCTCTCTCACTCCACCAGCGTCTATTTAGGCTTAGTTTTCGTTGCTGTTGGCTTTGGACGCTTAGATATTGCCTTATTGCTTTTACTGATTCACGCGATCGCGAAAACCCTCATGTTTATGACCGTAGGGTCTATTATTCTCACGACCAACGATCAAAATATTACGCAGATGGGGGGGTTATGGTCAAAAATGCCTGTTACCACCCTTTCTTTCTTAGTGGGGGCTTCGGGTTTAGTGGTCTTACTTCCCCTCGGTAACTTTTGGGTCATGGGACAATGGATCGAGAGTTTTAAGACGCTTCCACAGTGGCTTTTACCCTTCATCATGCTGGTTAATACTCTCAGTGCCATTAATTTAACGCGAGTCTTCCGTTTGGTCTTCTTGGGTAAACCACAACCCAAAACCCGACGCGCTCCCGAAGTCAATTGGCCGATGGCATTTCCGATGGTAAGTTTAATTATTGTTGCCCTGCTTGCCCCTTTAATTCCCCAACGATGGCAACTGTGGTTTGCAGAAACGGGGTCGATTGCCAGTACCGCTACAGTTTTAGACCAACCCGAAATGTTGCTTTTAGTGTTATCAGGTGCAGTGGGTGTGATTTTAGGCGCGACCATTGCCCTTCCTCGGACATGGATGCGACCAGTTCGCACCAGTTCCCGCTTTCTCCAAGATTTTCTTGCCTATGATTTTTATTTAGAACGGGTGTATCGCTGGACGGTTGTGTTAGCGGTGGAATTAGCGTCTAAATTTAGTGCTTGGCTCGATCGTTATGTGATTGATGGCGTTGTCAACTTAATTGGCTTTGGAACTCTCTTTAGCGGTCAGAGTTTGAAATATAGCGCCTCTGGACAATCTCAGTTTTACCTACTCACGATTTTGATTAGTGGGGCGTTATTGTTGATGCTTTTGATTAATTGGTCGTTTTAA
- a CDS encoding carbon dioxide-concentrating mechanism protein CcmK gives MPIAVGMIETLGFPAVVEAADAMVKAARVTLVGYEKIGTGRVTVIVRGDVSEVQASVSAGVDSANRVNGGEVLSTHIIARPHENLEYVLPIRYTEAVEQFR, from the coding sequence ATGCCAATTGCGGTTGGAATGATAGAAACGCTAGGCTTTCCCGCCGTCGTGGAAGCAGCCGATGCGATGGTCAAAGCAGCCCGTGTGACCTTAGTGGGCTATGAAAAAATTGGAACGGGTCGTGTTACCGTGATTGTTCGTGGTGACGTTTCCGAAGTCCAGGCTTCAGTCAGTGCTGGAGTTGACTCTGCAAACCGAGTCAATGGCGGGGAAGTGTTATCAACGCACATTATTGCTCGTCCGCACGAAAACTTAGAATACGTCCTACCGATTCGCTACACCGAAGCCGTAGAACAGTTCCGATAA
- a CDS encoding carbon dioxide-concentrating mechanism protein CcmK produces the protein MAVAVGMIETLGFPAVVEAADAMVKAARVTLVGYEKIGTGRVTVIVRGDVSEVQASVSAGTESVKRVNGGQVLSTHIIARPHENLEYVLPIRYTEEVEQFREGVGTPRNITRQ, from the coding sequence ATGGCAGTTGCAGTAGGAATGATCGAAACCCTAGGGTTTCCCGCCGTTGTAGAAGCAGCCGATGCAATGGTGAAAGCAGCCCGCGTCACCTTAGTGGGTTATGAAAAAATTGGCACTGGTCGCGTTACGGTGATTGTCCGTGGTGATGTTTCGGAAGTTCAGGCTTCGGTTAGTGCGGGAACTGAGTCGGTGAAACGAGTAAATGGCGGACAGGTTTTATCCACCCATATTATTGCTCGTCCTCATGAGAACTTAGAATATGTCTTACCCATTCGTTATACCGAAGAAGTGGAACAATTCCGAGAAGGGGTGGGTACACCTCGCAACATCACTCGCCAGTAA
- a CDS encoding EutN/CcmL family microcompartment protein has translation MQMAKVCGTVVGTQKLPSMTGVKLLLLQFIDANGELLPKYEVAADPVGAGLGEWVLVNRGSAARQTEYHQNRPLDAMVVAIIDTVTVNNRRLYGE, from the coding sequence ATGCAAATGGCAAAAGTTTGCGGAACAGTGGTTGGTACTCAAAAACTGCCCAGTATGACAGGGGTCAAACTCCTTTTATTGCAGTTTATTGATGCTAACGGTGAACTGCTCCCAAAATATGAAGTCGCTGCTGACCCCGTCGGTGCGGGACTAGGGGAATGGGTCTTGGTTAATCGTGGTAGTGCTGCTCGCCAGACTGAATACCATCAAAACCGTCCCCTTGATGCAATGGTTGTTGCCATTATTGATACCGTTACTGTGAATAATCGCCGACTATACGGTGAATAA
- a CDS encoding ribulose bisphosphate carboxylase small subunit, with translation MVVRSEAAPPTPWSKALAEPQIDESAYVHSFSNIIGDVWVGPNVLVAPGTSIRADEGSPFAIGEGTNIQDGVVIHGLEEGRVVGEDRQHYSVWIGEDTCITHMALIHGPCYVGNNCFIGFRSTVFNARVGDDCIVMMHALIQDVEIPQGKYVPSGAVITNQQQADRLPDVQESDREFAHHVVEINEALREGYRCARDANCIIQVRNESSRPEQASNGAKVNGYNRAQSFNEPSRSKQSQGGSTLKPEAIEQVRSLLRQGYQIGTEHADKRRFSRNSWQNCSPIQDTHERNVIQALEACLVDHAGEYVRLFGIDPKAKRRVSELVIQTPSDEPSASSSYSTSNGSYQPSRRQSYPSASQSTGGLGQDVGEQVRSLLNQGYQIGVEHADKRRFSRNSWQNGAPIQSRQVSGAIAELESCLAEYSGEYVRLIGIDPKAKRRVLEQLIQEPGQNGTVQKQGASYQGSSAPQGGSQQVGGDIAEQVRSLVNQGYTIGLEYADQRRFRRNSWQNAGQLEGNANQVLSALNGCLAEHPKDYVRLVGIDPKAKRRVLETLIQQPGQQGTTAKQGSQTPVSYQSNGRQSYSQSNGNGASSNLDPETVDQVRSLLHQGYQISTEHADKRRFSRNSWQKGASIDSSRESEVLSALEGFLADHRGKYVRLVGIDPKAKRRVLETTIQQPA, from the coding sequence ATGGTAGTCCGCAGTGAAGCGGCTCCACCGACTCCTTGGTCAAAAGCCCTCGCCGAACCCCAAATAGACGAAAGTGCTTATGTCCATTCCTTTTCCAATATTATTGGTGATGTCTGGGTCGGACCGAATGTTCTGGTAGCACCTGGAACATCCATTCGGGCTGATGAAGGCTCACCCTTCGCCATTGGAGAAGGGACGAACATCCAAGATGGAGTGGTCATTCATGGTTTAGAAGAAGGGCGTGTGGTTGGGGAAGACCGTCAGCATTATTCGGTTTGGATTGGAGAAGATACCTGTATTACTCACATGGCTCTCATTCATGGGCCCTGTTATGTCGGTAATAATTGCTTTATTGGTTTCCGATCCACTGTCTTTAATGCTCGGGTTGGTGATGATTGCATTGTGATGATGCACGCCCTGATTCAAGATGTGGAAATTCCCCAGGGTAAGTATGTTCCTTCGGGAGCAGTGATTACCAATCAACAACAAGCAGACCGCTTACCCGATGTGCAAGAGTCAGATCGAGAATTTGCCCATCATGTTGTTGAAATTAACGAGGCACTAAGAGAAGGATATCGGTGCGCTCGGGATGCAAACTGTATCATCCAAGTCAGAAATGAATCTAGTCGCCCAGAACAAGCTAGTAATGGGGCGAAGGTCAATGGTTATAATCGCGCTCAATCTTTCAATGAGCCCAGCAGAAGCAAGCAATCACAGGGGGGAAGCACCTTGAAACCAGAAGCAATAGAACAAGTGCGATCGCTGCTGCGACAAGGCTATCAAATTGGAACAGAACACGCAGATAAGCGTCGCTTTAGTCGCAACTCTTGGCAAAATTGTTCGCCAATTCAAGACACTCATGAACGGAACGTTATCCAAGCTCTAGAAGCCTGTTTAGTGGATCATGCTGGGGAATATGTCCGCTTATTTGGGATTGATCCTAAAGCCAAACGTCGAGTTTCAGAACTGGTGATTCAAACGCCAAGCGATGAACCCAGCGCAAGCTCAAGTTACAGCACCAGTAATGGGAGTTATCAACCGAGTCGCCGTCAAAGCTACCCGAGTGCAAGTCAAAGCACAGGGGGATTGGGTCAAGATGTCGGGGAACAAGTGCGATCGCTGCTCAATCAAGGCTATCAAATTGGTGTGGAACACGCCGATAAGCGTCGCTTTAGTCGGAATTCTTGGCAAAATGGCGCACCGATCCAAAGTCGTCAAGTCTCTGGCGCGATCGCGGAGTTAGAGTCTTGTTTAGCTGAATACAGTGGCGAATATGTCCGCTTGATCGGGATTGACCCCAAAGCCAAGCGAAGAGTTTTAGAACAACTGATTCAAGAACCTGGACAGAATGGAACTGTCCAAAAACAAGGCGCTTCTTATCAAGGGAGTTCCGCCCCTCAAGGCGGATCACAGCAAGTGGGCGGTGATATTGCTGAACAAGTGCGCTCCTTAGTTAACCAAGGCTACACCATTGGTTTGGAATATGCGGATCAACGTCGTTTCCGTCGTAACTCTTGGCAAAATGCTGGACAATTGGAAGGAAATGCGAATCAAGTTTTATCCGCACTCAATGGGTGTTTGGCGGAACATCCCAAAGACTATGTTCGTTTAGTGGGAATTGATCCGAAAGCGAAACGAAGAGTTTTAGAAACCTTGATTCAGCAACCTGGACAACAGGGAACAACCGCGAAGCAAGGAAGTCAAACTCCTGTTAGCTATCAGAGCAATGGTCGTCAAAGCTATAGCCAATCTAACGGGAATGGCGCAAGCAGCAACTTAGATCCAGAGACGGTTGACCAAGTGCGAAGCCTACTACACCAAGGGTATCAAATCAGCACCGAACACGCTGACAAACGACGCTTTAGCCGTAATTCTTGGCAAAAAGGAGCTTCCATTGACAGCAGCCGTGAATCGGAAGTTCTATCCGCCTTAGAAGGATTTTTAGCCGATCATCGCGGAAAATATGTCCGTTTAGTGGGCATTGATCCGAAAGCGAAACGCCGAGTCTTGGAAACAACGATTCAGCAACCCGCTTAA
- a CDS encoding hexapeptide repeat-containing transferase, with protein MSVLSLPTISHTQIYVSGDVMIDETAAIAPGVILQATGNGKIIIKAGACIGMGVVLTANQGTIEIGEGAILGAGVLIVGSGKISDRACIGTASTLIDTSVESRECVAPGSLLGDTSRPETPSPTSHSEPESNGSHSPPEPSPWEATTAQSENNGHQSPYQPKSPPLETTPEEAENNGHEVNDQPVEGTESPAPTSDNDHPPPSDSEQPPPSNTTIYGQTHIERLMVTLFPHKEKFKKKTNDWFLVLGSLLFDDFPNNE; from the coding sequence ATGTCTGTGCTTTCCCTGCCGACAATAAGTCACACCCAAATTTATGTCAGTGGTGATGTGATGATTGATGAAACCGCAGCGATCGCGCCTGGCGTGATTCTGCAAGCAACCGGGAACGGCAAAATCATCATTAAAGCAGGGGCTTGCATCGGAATGGGAGTCGTTTTAACGGCAAATCAGGGAACGATTGAAATTGGCGAAGGTGCGATTTTAGGCGCAGGGGTGTTAATAGTCGGGTCTGGCAAAATCAGCGATCGCGCTTGTATTGGTACAGCAAGCACCCTCATTGATACCTCAGTTGAAAGCAGAGAATGTGTTGCGCCAGGGAGTCTCCTCGGAGATACATCCCGTCCAGAAACCCCATCGCCAACCAGTCACAGTGAACCAGAAAGTAATGGTAGTCATTCGCCACCAGAGCCTTCTCCCTGGGAAGCAACCACCGCCCAATCGGAAAACAATGGTCATCAATCTCCTTACCAACCGAAGAGTCCTCCATTAGAAACAACACCCGAGGAAGCGGAAAATAATGGTCATGAAGTGAATGATCAGCCTGTGGAAGGGACAGAATCCCCTGCACCGACAAGTGATAACGATCATCCTCCTCCCTCCGATTCTGAGCAACCGCCCCCCAGCAATACCACGATTTATGGTCAAACCCACATTGAGCGTTTGATGGTTACTCTATTTCCGCATAAGGAGAAATTTAAAAAGAAGACGAATGATTGGTTTTTGGTTCTTGGTTCTTTGTTATTTGATGACTTTCCAAATAACGAGTAA
- a CDS encoding form I ribulose bisphosphate carboxylase large subunit, giving the protein MVQAQQSSGFKAGVQDYALTYYTPDYTPKDTDVLAAFRVTPQPGVPPEEAGAAVAAESSTGTWTTVWTDNLTDLDRYKGRCYEIEAVPGEDNQYFMFVAYPLDLFEEGSVTNMLTSIVGNVFGFKALRALRLEDMRIPVAYLKTFQGPPHGITVERDLLNKYGRPLLGCTIKPKLGLSAKNYGRAVYECLRGGLDFTKDDENINSQPFMRWRDRFLFVAEAVHKAQAETNEIKGHYLNVTAPTCEQMLERAEFVKELDMPILMHDYLTGGFTANTTLSKWCRANGVLMHIHRAMHAVIDRQKNHGIHFRVLAKCLRMSGGDHLHSGTVVGKLEGERAITLGFVDQMREDHVEEDRSRGNFFTQDWASMGGVMPVASGGIHIWHMPALVDIFGDDSCLQFGGGTLGHPWGNAPGATANRVALEACVQARNEGRNLAREGSEIIKEAARWSPELKVASELWKEIKFEYEAVDTL; this is encoded by the coding sequence ATGGTACAAGCACAACAATCTAGCGGATTTAAGGCTGGGGTACAAGATTACGCCCTAACCTACTACACCCCCGACTACACCCCCAAAGACACTGATGTTTTAGCAGCATTCCGAGTAACTCCGCAGCCTGGAGTTCCTCCTGAAGAAGCAGGGGCTGCGGTAGCTGCTGAATCCTCCACGGGAACTTGGACAACAGTATGGACAGACAACCTCACCGACTTAGATCGGTATAAAGGACGTTGCTACGAAATCGAAGCCGTCCCCGGGGAAGATAACCAATACTTCATGTTTGTGGCGTATCCCCTCGACTTATTTGAAGAAGGGTCTGTCACCAATATGCTCACCTCCATCGTGGGTAACGTATTTGGATTTAAGGCTCTCCGTGCGCTGCGTTTAGAAGATATGCGGATTCCCGTTGCTTATCTCAAAACCTTCCAGGGGCCTCCACACGGGATTACCGTAGAACGTGACCTCCTCAACAAATATGGTCGTCCTTTACTCGGTTGCACCATTAAGCCCAAACTCGGTTTATCCGCGAAAAACTACGGTCGGGCGGTTTATGAATGTCTCCGTGGTGGTTTAGACTTCACCAAAGACGACGAAAACATTAACTCTCAGCCTTTCATGCGTTGGCGCGATCGTTTCCTCTTCGTTGCGGAAGCGGTACACAAAGCACAAGCCGAAACCAACGAAATCAAAGGACACTATCTCAACGTGACTGCTCCCACTTGCGAGCAAATGTTAGAGCGTGCCGAGTTCGTCAAAGAACTGGATATGCCTATTCTCATGCACGACTACCTCACGGGTGGTTTCACGGCAAACACGACTCTCTCCAAATGGTGTCGCGCTAATGGCGTTCTCATGCACATTCACCGTGCAATGCACGCAGTAATCGACCGTCAGAAAAATCATGGTATCCACTTCCGTGTCTTAGCGAAATGCTTACGGATGTCTGGTGGTGACCACCTCCACTCTGGTACCGTTGTTGGTAAGTTAGAAGGGGAACGGGCGATCACTCTTGGTTTTGTTGACCAAATGCGGGAAGACCACGTGGAAGAAGATCGCTCTCGCGGTAACTTCTTTACCCAAGACTGGGCTTCCATGGGGGGTGTCATGCCTGTTGCTTCTGGTGGGATTCACATCTGGCATATGCCAGCCCTGGTCGATATCTTTGGCGATGACTCCTGCTTACAGTTCGGTGGCGGTACGCTCGGACACCCTTGGGGGAACGCGCCTGGTGCAACGGCAAACCGTGTTGCCCTTGAAGCCTGTGTTCAAGCTCGGAACGAAGGTCGTAACCTTGCTCGTGAAGGCAGCGAAATCATTAAAGAAGCAGCACGCTGGTCTCCAGAACTGAAAGTGGCTTCCGAACTCTGGAAAGAAATTAAATTCGAGTACGAAGCAGTGGATACTCTCTAA
- the rcbX gene encoding RuBisCO chaperone RbcX — MNSKRVAQETAQVLQDYLTYQAVRTILDQLSETNPTQAIWLRQFSQQHSLQNSSAFLEALMSERKDLVMRIMTVREDLAERVLDFLPEMVRSGIEESNLRYRCQILERLTQTQGEESDDPDDSHPTE, encoded by the coding sequence ATGAACTCAAAACGAGTGGCTCAAGAAACCGCACAAGTGCTGCAAGATTATCTGACTTATCAAGCAGTGCGGACGATTCTTGACCAGTTATCAGAAACCAATCCCACCCAAGCGATCTGGCTGCGACAGTTTTCTCAACAGCATAGTTTGCAGAATAGTTCCGCTTTTCTAGAGGCTTTGATGTCAGAGCGGAAAGACTTAGTGATGCGGATTATGACCGTGCGAGAAGATTTAGCGGAGCGAGTCTTAGATTTTTTACCAGAGATGGTACGCTCAGGGATTGAAGAATCCAACTTACGCTATCGTTGCCAGATTTTAGAACGGCTGACCCAAACCCAAGGGGAAGAGTCGGACGATCCTGATGATTCTCATCCCACTGAATAA
- a CDS encoding ribulose bisphosphate carboxylase small subunit, with translation MKTTPKQAHYETLSYLPPLTDQQIAKQIQYMLDQDFIPAVEFEESPSPEDHHWTLWKLPLFDATSPQDVLNEVRECRSEYSNCYIRVVGFDNIRQCQMVSFIVYKPDGIRY, from the coding sequence ATGAAAACAACACCAAAACAGGCTCATTACGAAACTCTCTCTTACTTACCTCCTTTAACTGACCAACAAATTGCCAAGCAAATTCAATATATGCTGGATCAAGACTTCATTCCAGCGGTTGAGTTTGAAGAGTCTCCCAGTCCTGAAGATCACCACTGGACACTGTGGAAACTGCCTTTATTTGATGCAACTTCTCCTCAGGATGTTCTCAATGAAGTTCGGGAATGTCGCTCTGAATATTCCAACTGCTACATCCGTGTGGTAGGGTTTGATAATATTCGTCAGTGCCAAATGGTTAGCTTTATCGTTTACAAGCCCGACGGTATCCGCTATTAA